The following are encoded in a window of Sphaerisporangium siamense genomic DNA:
- a CDS encoding HAD family hydrolase, with protein MPNSRYRALLFDYGGTLTLPAKDVFANFAAAELLDLVHFTELMREWTERPVVDGKYTPIQLLERGQMSIPEFERLFAAEIRTTDGHVVDPKGLVSRFHASVQMDHAMEDLLVRARRHGVHTAVLSNSWNFDYDARDWWELFDTVVVSGTVGMRKPDPEIYTYTAELIGVLPEQCIHVDDNEANVRGAELAGMTGIHHLSADQAGRLIYELMGWPPD; from the coding sequence ATGCCGAATAGCCGTTACCGAGCCCTGCTGTTCGACTACGGCGGCACGCTGACGTTACCCGCCAAGGACGTCTTCGCCAACTTCGCCGCCGCCGAGCTTTTGGACCTGGTCCATTTCACCGAGCTCATGCGCGAGTGGACGGAGCGCCCGGTGGTGGACGGGAAATACACCCCGATACAGCTCCTGGAACGCGGCCAGATGTCGATTCCGGAATTCGAGCGGCTATTCGCCGCCGAGATCCGCACCACCGACGGCCACGTGGTCGACCCCAAGGGGCTGGTGTCCCGCTTCCACGCCAGCGTGCAGATGGACCACGCGATGGAGGACCTGCTGGTGCGCGCCCGCCGGCACGGCGTGCACACCGCGGTGCTGTCGAACTCGTGGAACTTCGACTACGACGCCCGCGACTGGTGGGAGCTGTTCGACACCGTCGTCGTCTCCGGCACGGTCGGCATGCGCAAGCCCGACCCCGAGATCTACACCTACACCGCCGAGCTGATCGGGGTGCTGCCGGAGCAGTGCATCCACGTGGACGACAACGAGGCGAACGTGCGGGGCGCCGAGCTCGCCGGCATGACCGGGATCCACCACCTGTCGGCGGACCAGGCGGGCCGCCTGATCTACGAGCTGATGGGCTGGCCGCCGGACTAG
- a CDS encoding acyl carrier protein: MEDTKAKLRKILVESLELSRDAADIPDTNLVQELGLDSINTLEYLIWVESEFGIQIADEDLSVDLINDLNVLASYVEARVAQSV; this comes from the coding sequence ATGGAAGACACCAAGGCAAAGCTGCGGAAGATCCTCGTCGAGTCGCTGGAGCTGTCCCGGGACGCCGCCGACATCCCCGACACCAACCTGGTGCAGGAGCTGGGACTCGATTCGATCAACACGCTGGAGTACCTGATCTGGGTGGAGAGCGAGTTCGGCATCCAGATCGCCGACGAGGACCTCTCGGTCGACCTGATCAACGACCTGAACGTCCTCGCCTCCTACGTCGAGGCCCGCGTGGCCCAGTCGGTGTGA
- a CDS encoding alkaline phosphatase family protein, which yields MSVSARSSRFRSFPRRPLSARKRRTVLATLRTPPKALIIGLDGAGFDIIDRLVSAGRLPNLAALLGAGASAPVDCTWPAHTAPGWSSFVTGRRPGGHGVYQFFDTQDPGYGAHIVGSSDLGCSSAWDWLAAQGWSLGLVNVPMSHPPRDLPGYQITWPLQQTIRYCRPAGLLAELARNGVHFQSDLATMFRGDLGYLDEAVANVEARVRSLEYLMTAHPTDLVMAVLTEADRVCHHYWHFWDPGHPRHAPAPEGSGWDEAIERIYGALDDGVGRLLDMVGDETSIVVASDHGLGVGRYGVAVHRLLEDAGLLATVPAGGARDGGQASWFAGARRSVDFGRTRVYMPVPGSYGLNVNLAGRQRDGVVAERDRAAVLAEAAALLEDLRPPGRDGLPVFSAVVPRDVVYPGVNVGRAPDLLLVPRDESVLPIPDLEGPVWRPSWQTGLHRYQGMWIHRSPRVTPGRLAEPVRIVDLLPTLLAELGASWPDSIDGHPVPVVRERHARPLGPLAEDEVVAPAPAGPTEEDQYTSQRLREMGYL from the coding sequence ATGTCGGTTTCGGCTCGCTCGTCACGGTTCAGGAGTTTTCCGCGTCGTCCGTTATCAGCCCGGAAACGGAGGACTGTTTTGGCCACCCTGCGCACCCCTCCCAAGGCGCTGATTATCGGATTGGACGGCGCCGGTTTCGATATTATCGACCGCCTCGTTTCGGCCGGCCGGTTGCCGAATCTGGCCGCGCTGCTCGGCGCCGGGGCCTCGGCGCCCGTCGACTGCACCTGGCCGGCCCACACCGCGCCGGGGTGGAGCTCGTTCGTCACCGGGCGGCGGCCGGGCGGGCACGGCGTCTACCAGTTCTTCGACACCCAGGACCCCGGGTACGGCGCGCACATCGTGGGCTCCTCCGACCTCGGCTGCTCCTCGGCGTGGGACTGGCTGGCCGCGCAGGGCTGGTCGCTCGGCCTGGTGAACGTGCCGATGTCGCACCCGCCGCGCGACCTGCCCGGCTACCAGATCACCTGGCCCCTCCAGCAGACGATCCGCTACTGCAGGCCGGCCGGGCTGCTCGCGGAGCTGGCGAGGAACGGCGTCCACTTCCAGTCGGACCTGGCGACGATGTTCCGCGGCGACCTCGGGTACCTCGACGAGGCGGTCGCCAACGTCGAGGCGCGCGTCCGGTCGCTGGAGTACCTCATGACCGCCCACCCGACCGACCTGGTGATGGCGGTCCTGACCGAGGCCGACCGGGTGTGCCACCACTACTGGCACTTCTGGGACCCCGGCCACCCGCGGCACGCGCCGGCGCCCGAGGGCAGCGGCTGGGACGAGGCGATCGAGCGGATCTACGGGGCGCTCGACGACGGCGTGGGCCGGCTGCTGGACATGGTCGGCGACGAGACCTCGATCGTGGTGGCGTCCGACCACGGGCTCGGCGTCGGCCGGTACGGCGTCGCGGTCCACCGGCTGCTGGAGGACGCCGGGCTGCTCGCCACCGTCCCGGCCGGTGGGGCGCGGGACGGCGGGCAGGCGAGCTGGTTCGCCGGCGCGCGGCGCTCCGTCGACTTCGGGCGGACGCGCGTCTACATGCCGGTGCCGGGCAGCTACGGCCTGAACGTGAACCTGGCCGGCCGGCAGCGCGACGGCGTCGTCGCCGAGCGGGACAGGGCCGCGGTCCTCGCCGAGGCCGCCGCCCTGCTGGAGGACCTCCGGCCGCCCGGCCGCGACGGCTTACCGGTGTTCTCGGCGGTCGTGCCCCGCGACGTGGTCTACCCGGGCGTCAACGTCGGACGGGCGCCCGACCTGCTGCTCGTGCCGCGCGACGAGAGCGTGCTGCCGATCCCGGACCTGGAAGGGCCGGTGTGGCGGCCGAGCTGGCAGACCGGCCTGCACCGGTACCAGGGCATGTGGATCCACCGCTCGCCGCGGGTCACGCCCGGGCGGCTGGCCGAGCCGGTCCGCATCGTGGACCTGCTGCCGACCCTGCTCGCCGAGCTCGGCGCGAGCTGGCCGGACTCGATCGACGGCCACCCGGTGCCGGTGGTGCGGGAGCGGCACGCCCGCCCGCTCGGCCCCCTGGCCGAGGACGAGGTCGTGGCGCCGGCCCCGGCCGGGCCGACCGAGGAAGACCAGTACACCAGTCAACGACTCCGGGAGATGGGCTACCTGTAG
- a CDS encoding alkaline phosphatase family protein, translating to MASPHRTPHGAPRRVVVVITEGATPELLTRWSDTGALPNFARLFRSGRSGPLDADGVPYEPPGLVSLLTGRRPGDHGFYSYWSVHDPDHQPRVLTAERHRHPLLWQQSELVGLRFACVGIFGTHPPAPMPGSLITYPMRTTLHACYPPNLHRTLAERGIKPVHDVSIWWSGQPRAELLPRLLEADVRRGQAALTLFDEGADVTLVNLTAIDRCSHIFWQELELGPEREAASAVFAAYRTADGVLGDFLDRLDDRTTLVAFSEIGFGPLRAYCSMNDVLESAGLFGRAEHGGTAWEKTAAFEAVQGTHGVNVNLRGRYGSGTVAAEDYERVRDDAARALLEAVNPRTGLPYLSAVLRREEVYRGGALEQAPDLVLEPADWRYLPLGDPGWASHVHRHWQSAWHRRRSYWAAAGAGVRPGRAEEVATPVDVAAAVVGYAGREVPAGFAGTPLEDLR from the coding sequence GTGGCCTCTCCCCACCGCACCCCCCACGGTGCCCCCCGCCGTGTCGTCGTCGTCATCACCGAAGGCGCCACCCCGGAGCTGCTGACCCGGTGGAGCGACACGGGCGCGCTGCCCAACTTCGCCCGGCTGTTCCGCTCCGGCCGGTCCGGGCCGCTCGACGCGGACGGGGTGCCGTACGAGCCGCCCGGCCTGGTGTCGCTGCTGACCGGGCGCCGCCCCGGCGACCACGGCTTCTACTCGTACTGGTCGGTCCACGACCCCGACCACCAGCCGAGGGTGCTCACCGCCGAACGGCACCGGCACCCGCTGCTGTGGCAGCAGTCCGAGCTCGTCGGGCTGCGCTTCGCCTGCGTCGGGATCTTCGGCACCCATCCGCCCGCCCCGATGCCCGGTTCCCTGATCACCTACCCGATGCGGACGACGCTGCACGCCTGCTACCCGCCGAACCTGCACCGCACCCTCGCCGAGCGCGGCATCAAGCCGGTGCACGACGTGTCGATCTGGTGGTCGGGCCAGCCGCGGGCCGAGCTGCTGCCCCGGCTGCTGGAGGCCGACGTCCGGCGCGGGCAGGCCGCGCTGACGCTGTTCGACGAGGGCGCCGACGTCACGCTGGTGAACCTCACCGCGATCGACCGCTGCTCGCACATCTTCTGGCAGGAGCTGGAGCTCGGGCCGGAGCGGGAGGCCGCGAGCGCGGTCTTCGCCGCGTACCGCACCGCGGACGGCGTGCTCGGCGACTTCCTGGACCGCCTCGACGACCGCACCACGCTGGTCGCGTTCTCCGAGATCGGCTTCGGGCCGCTGCGGGCGTACTGCTCGATGAACGACGTGCTGGAGAGCGCCGGGCTGTTCGGCCGGGCCGAGCACGGCGGCACCGCCTGGGAGAAGACCGCCGCGTTCGAGGCGGTCCAGGGCACGCACGGGGTGAACGTCAACCTGCGCGGCCGCTACGGCTCGGGCACGGTCGCCGCCGAGGACTACGAGCGGGTCCGCGACGACGCCGCGCGGGCGCTGCTGGAGGCGGTCAACCCGCGCACCGGACTGCCCTACCTGTCCGCCGTGCTGCGCCGCGAGGAGGTCTACCGGGGCGGGGCCCTGGAGCAGGCGCCCGATCTCGTCCTGGAACCCGCCGACTGGCGGTACCTGCCGCTGGGCGACCCGGGCTGGGCGTCGCACGTGCACCGGCACTGGCAGAGCGCCTGGCACCGGCGCCGCTCGTACTGGGCCGCGGCCGGCGCCGGCGTGCGTCCGGGCCGGGCCGAGGAGGTCGCCACCCCGGTGGACGTGGCCGCCGCGGTGGTCGGCTACGCCGGGCGCGAGGTGCCCGCCGGCTTCGCGGGAACGCCGCTGGAGGATCTGCGATGA